A stretch of Methylogaea oryzae DNA encodes these proteins:
- a CDS encoding type II toxin-antitoxin system RelE family toxin, with the protein MYRIKIEKAATRVLKELSVAERVRIVQAIDGLKTNPHPHGAVKLSGGQGLYRLRSGDYRVIYRIENAELLVLVVKVGHRREVYR; encoded by the coding sequence ATGTACAGGATTAAGATTGAGAAAGCCGCCACTCGCGTGTTGAAGGAGCTATCCGTCGCGGAGCGTGTGCGAATTGTTCAGGCAATCGACGGACTGAAGACCAATCCGCATCCGCATGGAGCCGTGAAGCTTTCCGGCGGCCAAGGGCTATACCGGCTGCGTTCAGGTGATTATCGCGTGATTTATCGGATAGAAAATGCCGAGCTGTTGGTGCTGGTCGTGAAAGTCGGACACCGTCGCGAGGTATACCGTTGA
- a CDS encoding DUF2281 domain-containing protein produces the protein MNTAELIYQTVKSLPEHQAREVLDFVEFLKARQDEEQADVREAEGLIASGEFEDWEAVKTELLRDVQD, from the coding sequence ATGAATACGGCGGAATTGATTTACCAGACGGTGAAGTCTCTGCCCGAGCACCAAGCGCGCGAGGTGCTGGATTTTGTCGAATTTCTCAAAGCCCGCCAGGATGAAGAGCAGGCGGATGTTCGAGAAGCGGAAGGCTTGATTGCTAGCGGCGAGTTTGAGGACTGGGAGGCGGTAAAAACGGAATTGCTGCGAGATGTACAGGATTAA
- a CDS encoding Gfo/Idh/MocA family protein yields the protein MNKLKCAVIGVGYLGKFHAEKYAALPPCELVAVVDADRETALTIAGRHPGCAAYTDYRELLGKIDVASIVVPTSLHFEVARDFLLAGTHVLVEKPITVTVEQADELIRIAKEKGKVLMVGHLERFNPAVMNLDLTHNRPLFIESHRLAPFNPRANDVSVVLDLMIHDIDIILDMVGSEVERIDANGLKVLTNDIDIANARLTFQNGCVANVTASRISTKVERKMRLFLPNAYMSVDFQSRTLSRHTKGTREMFPGVPEIVTEDSVYESGDALMEEIRHFVECIETGKPPLVPGEAGRRALQTAIEIGRLLG from the coding sequence ATGAACAAACTCAAATGCGCCGTGATCGGCGTAGGTTATCTGGGCAAATTCCACGCGGAAAAATATGCCGCCTTGCCCCCGTGCGAACTGGTGGCGGTGGTAGACGCCGACCGCGAAACCGCCTTGACCATTGCCGGTCGCCATCCCGGCTGCGCCGCCTATACCGACTATCGGGAATTGTTGGGCAAGATCGACGTGGCCAGCATCGTGGTGCCCACCAGCCTGCACTTCGAAGTAGCCCGCGACTTTCTCCTGGCCGGCACTCACGTGCTGGTGGAAAAACCCATCACCGTCACCGTGGAGCAAGCCGACGAGCTGATCCGCATCGCCAAGGAAAAAGGCAAGGTGCTCATGGTGGGGCATTTGGAACGCTTCAATCCGGCGGTGATGAACCTGGACTTGACCCACAACCGGCCGTTGTTCATCGAGTCGCACCGCTTGGCGCCGTTCAACCCCCGCGCCAACGACGTATCGGTGGTGCTGGACCTCATGATCCACGACATCGACATCATCCTGGACATGGTGGGTTCGGAAGTGGAGCGCATCGACGCCAACGGCCTCAAGGTACTCACCAACGACATCGACATTGCCAACGCCCGCCTGACTTTCCAGAACGGCTGCGTCGCCAACGTTACTGCCAGCCGCATCAGCACCAAGGTGGAGCGCAAGATGCGCCTGTTCCTGCCCAACGCCTACATGTCGGTGGACTTCCAAAGCCGTACCTTGAGCCGTCACACCAAGGGCACGCGGGAGATGTTCCCCGGCGTGCCGGAAATCGTCACCGAGGATTCCGTCTACGAGAGCGGCGACGCCCTGATGGAGGAGATTCGCCATTTCGTCGAGTGCATTGAAACCGGCAAGCCGCCTTTGGTGCCGGGCGAGGCCGGCCGCCGCGCCTTGCAGACGGCCATCGAGATCGGACGGTTGCTGGGGTAA
- the lpxA gene encoding acyl-ACP--UDP-N-acetylglucosamine O-acyltransferase, whose translation MTANIHPTAQVASTAKLGPGVSVGPYAIVEDDVEIGSDSVIDAHAVVRRYVKMGQGNWVHPHAVLGGLPQDLGFDRHRATWVEIGDHNVFREGVTVSRATGTATRIGSNCYLMNNSHIGHDCELGDYNILAANVALGGHVLVGDRVFFGGQAVVHQFCRIGSFAMIRGMAGVNKDVLPYSLVGGAPIKHYRLNTVGLRRNGVDGERYRVLSNAFRRLRQRQSLDELPDTPEMAYLRAWLAAQSKRSLAGFVAPGVKAED comes from the coding sequence ATGACTGCCAATATCCATCCCACCGCTCAAGTGGCGTCCACCGCCAAACTGGGTCCCGGCGTTAGCGTCGGCCCCTACGCCATCGTCGAAGACGATGTGGAAATCGGCTCCGACAGCGTCATTGACGCCCACGCCGTGGTGCGCCGCTATGTGAAAATGGGGCAGGGCAACTGGGTGCATCCCCACGCCGTGCTGGGCGGATTGCCGCAAGATTTGGGCTTCGACCGCCATCGCGCAACCTGGGTGGAAATCGGCGACCACAACGTGTTCCGCGAAGGCGTCACGGTGAGCCGCGCCACCGGCACCGCCACCCGCATCGGCTCAAACTGCTATTTGATGAACAACAGCCACATCGGCCACGATTGCGAATTGGGCGATTACAACATCCTGGCCGCCAACGTCGCCCTGGGCGGCCATGTGCTGGTCGGCGACCGGGTGTTCTTCGGTGGTCAGGCGGTGGTGCACCAGTTCTGCCGCATCGGCTCCTTCGCCATGATCCGCGGCATGGCCGGCGTCAACAAGGACGTGCTGCCCTACAGCCTGGTGGGCGGCGCGCCCATCAAACACTACCGCCTCAACACCGTGGGCTTGCGCCGCAACGGCGTCGACGGAGAACGTTACCGCGTCCTGTCCAACGCATTTCGCCGGCTGCGCCAGCGGCAATCTCTGGACGAGTTGCCGGATACGCCGGAAATGGCCTATCTGCGCGCCTGGCTGGCGGCGCAGTCCAAGCGCTCCCTGGCCGGTTTCGTGGCGCCCGGCGTCAAGGCCGAAGACTGA
- the xerD gene encoding site-specific tyrosine recombinase XerD codes for MAEALDPKAQALIRRFQDNLWLEYGLSDNTLAAYGSDLRLFANWLGETPLTAATDEHIKKYLQHRYTRRVSSRSSARLLSSLRKFYAYLLRERVVADDPTVTVEAPWTARALPASLSEDDVDKLLAAPSEDEERGQRDRAMLELLYATGLRVSELVNLQLTQINFRAGVLSVRGKGNKERLVPIGEEALSWLEKYIKESRFDTLRGRESSYVFLTARGEPMTRQAFWHIIKGHASRAGIRNHLSPHTLRHAFATHLLNHGADLRVVQLLLGHSDLSTTQIYTHIAQERLKSLHSRFHPRG; via the coding sequence ATGGCCGAGGCGCTTGATCCGAAAGCCCAGGCGCTGATCCGTCGTTTCCAGGACAATCTTTGGCTGGAATACGGCCTCTCCGACAATACGTTGGCGGCTTACGGCAGCGATCTGCGCTTGTTTGCCAATTGGTTGGGCGAGACTCCGCTCACGGCGGCTACCGACGAGCATATCAAAAAATACCTGCAACACCGCTACACCCGTCGGGTCAGCAGCCGCTCCTCTGCGCGCTTGTTGTCCAGCTTGCGCAAGTTTTACGCTTATTTGTTGCGGGAACGGGTGGTGGCGGACGATCCTACCGTCACCGTGGAAGCACCCTGGACCGCGCGCGCCTTGCCGGCCAGTCTGAGCGAGGACGACGTGGACAAGTTGCTGGCGGCTCCCAGCGAGGACGAGGAGCGCGGCCAGCGCGATCGCGCCATGTTGGAGCTGCTCTACGCCACCGGCTTGCGCGTTTCGGAGTTGGTTAACCTCCAGCTGACCCAGATCAATTTCCGCGCCGGCGTGTTATCGGTGCGCGGCAAAGGCAATAAGGAACGTCTGGTGCCCATCGGCGAAGAGGCGCTGTCCTGGCTGGAGAAGTACATCAAGGAGTCCCGCTTCGATACTTTGCGCGGCCGGGAAAGCTCCTATGTCTTCCTCACGGCGCGCGGCGAGCCGATGACCCGCCAGGCGTTTTGGCATATCATAAAGGGCCATGCGAGCCGCGCCGGTATTCGAAATCATTTGTCTCCCCATACCCTGCGCCACGCTTTCGCGACGCATCTTTTAAATCACGGCGCCGACCTGAGGGTAGTGCAATTGCTGCTGGGGCATAGCGATTTGTCCACCACGCAGATTTACACCCACATCGCTCAGGAACGCTTGAAAAGCCTGCACAGCCGCTTCCATCCGCGCGGCTGA
- a CDS encoding methylated-DNA--[protein]-cysteine S-methyltransferase, with product MALIWREATGPLACAWLDTPVGALRLSARGDVLVSIDWDDEARAGEPPSPFLRQACAALQRYFQSPAAPELAAVPLHPAGTAYQRRVWERLAAIPPGQVLGYGQLARELGSGARAVAAACRANPYPLLVPCHRVVAAHGLGGYCGASDGHWLDVKRFLLAYEQGGAGVGYGRGA from the coding sequence ATGGCATTGATCTGGCGTGAAGCGACGGGGCCGTTGGCTTGCGCCTGGCTGGATACGCCGGTCGGCGCGCTGCGCTTGAGCGCGCGGGGCGATGTTTTGGTTTCCATCGATTGGGACGACGAGGCGCGGGCGGGGGAGCCGCCAAGCCCGTTTCTGCGCCAGGCTTGCGCGGCATTGCAGCGATATTTCCAATCGCCGGCCGCGCCCGAACTGGCGGCCGTGCCGCTGCATCCCGCGGGCACTGCGTACCAGCGGCGCGTGTGGGAGCGGCTGGCGGCGATTCCGCCGGGCCAAGTGCTTGGTTATGGCCAGTTGGCGCGGGAGCTGGGCAGCGGCGCCAGGGCCGTCGCTGCCGCGTGCAGGGCTAACCCTTATCCGTTGCTGGTGCCTTGCCATCGGGTGGTGGCCGCCCATGGCTTGGGCGGTTACTGCGGCGCCAGCGACGGCCATTGGTTGGACGTCAAGCGGTTCCTGCTGGCCTATGAGCAAGGGGGGGCGGGGGTAGGGTATGGCCGAGGCGCTTGA
- the rplS gene encoding 50S ribosomal protein L19 yields the protein MNIIQQLESEMMKKDVPDFAPGDTVVVQVKVIEGNRERLQAFEGVVIAKRNRGLNSAFTVRKMSHGEGVERVFQTHSPVVQEIQLKRRGDVRRAKLYYLRDRTGKSARIREKL from the coding sequence ATGAACATCATCCAGCAGCTTGAATCGGAAATGATGAAGAAGGACGTACCGGATTTCGCTCCCGGCGATACGGTGGTTGTCCAGGTGAAAGTAATCGAAGGCAACCGCGAGCGTTTGCAGGCGTTCGAAGGCGTCGTCATCGCCAAGCGCAATCGCGGTTTGAATTCCGCTTTCACGGTGCGCAAGATGTCCCACGGCGAAGGCGTGGAACGCGTGTTCCAGACCCACAGCCCGGTGGTGCAGGAAATCCAGTTGAAGCGCCGTGGCGATGTGCGTCGCGCCAAGCTGTACTACCTGCGTGATCGCACAGGCAAGTCCGCTCGCATCCGCGAAAAGCTGTAA
- the trmD gene encoding tRNA (guanosine(37)-N1)-methyltransferase TrmD — protein sequence MRFDVVTLFPEMIEQTARCGVTGRAIETGSVRLAVWNPRDFTSDRHRTVDDRPYGGGPGMVMKVQPLRDAIRSARAEAPPGAKVVYLSPQGRRFDQAAALAFAECPGLILVAGRYEGVDERLVETEIDEEWSIGDYVLSGGELAALVVIDAVTRLLPGVLGDAESAQQDSYMDGLLDCPHYTRPEDIEGRHVPEVLQSGNHAAINRWRLKQALGRTWQRRPDLLDKRELDGEQLRLLEEYKHEMVLTET from the coding sequence ATGCGCTTCGATGTGGTGACGCTGTTCCCCGAAATGATTGAGCAGACCGCGCGCTGCGGCGTGACCGGTCGGGCCATAGAAACCGGTTCGGTACGGTTGGCGGTATGGAATCCGCGCGATTTCACCTCCGACCGGCATCGCACGGTGGACGACCGGCCTTACGGCGGCGGTCCCGGCATGGTGATGAAAGTGCAGCCCTTGCGCGACGCGATCCGTTCGGCCAGGGCGGAAGCTCCGCCGGGCGCGAAAGTGGTATACCTTAGCCCTCAGGGGCGGCGGTTCGATCAGGCGGCTGCGCTGGCGTTTGCCGAGTGCCCCGGCTTGATCTTGGTGGCCGGGCGCTACGAGGGCGTGGACGAACGCTTGGTCGAAACGGAAATCGACGAAGAATGGTCTATCGGCGATTACGTGCTCAGCGGCGGCGAATTGGCGGCCCTGGTAGTGATCGACGCGGTAACCCGGCTGTTGCCGGGGGTGTTGGGCGACGCCGAATCGGCGCAACAGGATTCCTACATGGATGGCTTGTTGGACTGCCCGCACTATACGCGGCCGGAAGACATCGAAGGCCGGCACGTGCCGGAAGTTTTGCAAAGCGGCAACCATGCGGCGATCAACCGCTGGCGCCTTAAGCAAGCACTGGGGCGGACGTGGCAGCGCCGGCCCGATTTACTCGACAAGCGTGAGCTTGACGGCGAGCAACTGCGGTTGCTGGAAGAGTACAAACACGAAATGGTATTGACGGAAACGTAA
- the rimM gene encoding ribosome maturation factor RimM (Essential for efficient processing of 16S rRNA) — protein MARPAGADRWVVLGNLAGAYGVRGWVKVRSHTEPKDNILRYTPWRIERQGVQRDYKVLSGRVQGGFVVAQLEGLDVREDAMALAGATVSASRRSLPPLPKGEYYWTDLIGLRVANQEGVDFGTVVRLFETGANDVLVADDGERERFIPYVLGMYVLEVDLAAGRMLVDWDAEF, from the coding sequence GTGGCGCGGCCGGCTGGAGCGGATCGCTGGGTGGTGCTCGGCAATCTGGCCGGCGCCTACGGGGTTCGCGGTTGGGTGAAAGTGCGCTCTCATACGGAGCCCAAGGATAATATCCTTCGTTACACGCCGTGGCGCATCGAGCGGCAAGGCGTTCAGCGCGACTACAAGGTGCTTTCCGGGCGGGTGCAAGGCGGTTTCGTCGTTGCTCAACTGGAAGGGCTGGATGTACGGGAAGACGCCATGGCCTTGGCCGGCGCGACCGTATCGGCATCCCGTCGCAGCTTGCCGCCCTTGCCGAAAGGCGAGTATTACTGGACCGACTTGATCGGCCTGCGGGTAGCGAACCAGGAAGGCGTCGATTTCGGCACCGTCGTGCGATTGTTCGAAACCGGCGCCAACGACGTGCTGGTGGCCGACGACGGCGAGCGCGAGCGTTTCATTCCTTACGTCCTGGGAATGTATGTGCTGGAAGTGGATTTGGCCGCCGGCCGTATGCTGGTGGACTGGGACGCAGAATTTTAA
- the rpsP gene encoding 30S ribosomal protein S16: protein MVTIRLSRGGAKKRPFYHVVVTDSRNNRDGRYIERLGFFNPVARGKELRLQLNDERISYWISQGAQASERVASLMKEAAKAAA from the coding sequence ATGGTAACGATTCGTCTGTCTCGCGGTGGCGCAAAAAAGCGTCCTTTCTATCACGTGGTTGTCACCGACAGCCGCAATAACCGCGACGGCCGCTACATCGAACGTTTGGGCTTCTTCAATCCGGTCGCCCGCGGCAAGGAACTGCGCTTGCAGTTGAACGACGAGCGCATCAGCTACTGGATTTCCCAGGGCGCTCAGGCCAGCGAGCGCGTTGCTTCGTTGATGAAAGAAGCGGCGAAAGCCGCAGCCTAA
- the ffh gene encoding signal recognition particle protein: MFDNLTQRLSSTLKNIRGQGRLTEENIQESLREIRMSLLEADVALPVVREFIDQVKERALGSEVKDNLNPGQQFIKIVYDELLKVMGKANEGLDLATQPPAVILMAGLQGAGKTTTVAKLAHWIKTNLKKSVGVVSADVYRPAAIQQLQTLAGEVGVDYIASDISQKPVDIVRGAVDTAKKRVLDVLIVDTAGRLHVDEAMMDEIKQVHAAVKPIETLFVVDSMTGQDAANTAKAFHDALPLTGVVLTKADGDARGGAALSIRHITGKPIKFIGVGEKAAAFELFHPERIAQRILGMGDVLSLIEDAERKLDREKADKLFNKVKKGKEFDLDDFRDQMYQLQNMGGVGALMDKLPGMANLSQDVRDKVNERDIIRQIAIVNSMTPKERRYPAVIDASRKRRIARGCGLEVQDVNRLLKQFTQMQKFMKKMNKGNIANLMRGVKGAMRGGLPGMRR; the protein is encoded by the coding sequence ATGTTTGACAATCTGACACAGCGTTTAAGCTCCACACTCAAGAACATTCGCGGCCAAGGCCGGCTGACCGAGGAAAACATCCAGGAGAGCTTGCGCGAAATCCGCATGTCTTTGCTGGAGGCCGACGTGGCCCTGCCGGTGGTGCGCGAGTTCATCGACCAGGTGAAAGAGCGGGCGTTGGGCAGCGAGGTGAAGGACAACCTCAATCCGGGCCAGCAATTCATCAAGATCGTGTACGACGAGTTGTTGAAAGTGATGGGGAAGGCGAACGAGGGCTTGGATCTCGCCACCCAGCCGCCCGCCGTCATTCTCATGGCCGGTTTGCAGGGCGCCGGTAAGACCACCACCGTGGCAAAGCTGGCTCACTGGATTAAAACCAACCTGAAGAAAAGCGTGGGCGTGGTCAGCGCCGACGTCTACCGCCCCGCCGCTATCCAGCAGTTGCAGACCCTGGCCGGCGAGGTCGGTGTGGATTACATCGCCAGCGACATCTCGCAGAAGCCGGTGGACATCGTGCGCGGCGCCGTGGATACGGCCAAGAAGCGGGTATTGGACGTGCTGATCGTCGATACCGCCGGCCGCTTGCACGTGGATGAGGCGATGATGGACGAAATCAAGCAGGTCCATGCCGCTGTCAAGCCCATCGAAACCCTGTTCGTGGTGGATAGCATGACCGGTCAGGACGCCGCCAACACCGCCAAGGCTTTCCACGACGCCTTGCCGCTGACCGGCGTGGTGTTGACCAAGGCGGACGGCGACGCTCGCGGCGGCGCGGCCTTGTCCATTCGCCATATCACCGGCAAGCCCATCAAGTTCATCGGCGTGGGTGAAAAAGCCGCCGCGTTCGAGTTGTTCCATCCGGAGCGTATCGCTCAGCGTATTCTCGGCATGGGCGACGTGCTCAGCTTGATCGAGGATGCGGAGCGCAAGCTGGATCGTGAGAAAGCCGACAAGCTTTTCAATAAGGTCAAAAAAGGCAAGGAATTCGATCTGGACGATTTCCGCGACCAGATGTACCAGCTGCAGAACATGGGGGGCGTCGGCGCATTGATGGACAAGCTGCCCGGCATGGCGAACCTCTCCCAGGACGTGCGCGACAAGGTCAACGAGCGGGACATCATCCGCCAGATCGCCATCGTCAATTCCATGACGCCGAAGGAGCGCCGCTACCCGGCGGTGATCGACGCGTCGCGCAAGCGCCGCATCGCCCGCGGCTGCGGCTTGGAAGTGCAGGACGTGAACCGCTTGTTGAAGCAGTTCACTCAGATGCAGAAGTTTATGAAGAAAATGAACAAGGGCAATATCGCCAATTTAATGCGCGGCGTGAAAGGCGCCATGCGCGGCGGATTGCCGGGAATGCGCCGCTGA
- a CDS encoding cytochrome C assembly family protein has protein sequence MTLANIAGLSAIALYGTCTISLIRAGREPDATKHPQGTAMRLPWAAAALHAASLWPVLFDADGVDFGFLNMAALVALFIIALVLLVSARHPADKLGIFLFPLAALLLGLRLGIPQPPHLLHNTSVPMQFHVLASILAYSILNLAAVQALLVALQDWHLRKKQPLPLLGALPSLQTMETFLFRLISAGFLLLSLSLVTGLAYVEDLFAQHLAHKTVLSILAWLVFALLLWGRAARGWRGRTAMRWTLGGFAVLMLAYFGSKIVLELILHRA, from the coding sequence TTGACGCTAGCAAACATCGCCGGACTTAGCGCAATCGCGCTCTACGGCACTTGCACCATTTCCCTGATCCGCGCCGGACGCGAGCCGGACGCGACGAAACACCCGCAGGGAACCGCCATGCGCCTGCCCTGGGCCGCCGCCGCGCTGCACGCGGCCTCCTTGTGGCCGGTCCTGTTCGACGCCGACGGCGTGGATTTCGGCTTTCTCAACATGGCCGCCCTGGTCGCGCTTTTCATCATCGCCCTCGTACTGCTGGTGTCCGCCCGCCACCCCGCCGACAAGCTGGGCATATTCCTCTTCCCCCTGGCGGCGCTATTGCTGGGATTGCGCCTGGGAATACCGCAACCACCCCACCTGCTGCACAACACCAGCGTGCCCATGCAGTTCCACGTGCTGGCATCCATACTGGCCTACAGCATCCTCAACTTGGCGGCGGTGCAAGCGCTCTTAGTCGCGCTGCAAGATTGGCACTTGCGGAAAAAGCAGCCCCTTCCCCTGCTGGGAGCCCTTCCCTCCCTGCAAACCATGGAAACCTTCCTGTTCCGCCTCATTTCCGCCGGCTTCCTCCTGCTGAGCTTGTCGCTTGTCACCGGCCTGGCATACGTGGAAGACCTGTTTGCCCAGCACCTGGCGCATAAAACCGTACTGTCGATCCTGGCCTGGCTGGTATTCGCGCTACTGCTATGGGGCCGCGCCGCCCGCGGCTGGCGCGGACGCACCGCCATGCGTTGGACGCTGGGCGGGTTCGCCGTCCTCATGCTGGCCTATTTCGGCAGCAAAATCGTGCTGGAACTGATACTGCACCGAGCCTAG